The window TTGGAATATTTCAGGACATAACTTATGGTTAAAACTGAACCGAAGAATCGTCTGTATCCAGGTAAGAACAGACATTTCAGGACATAGCCAGAAAACAAATGGATTTTTGGAGTCAACACAACCCAGTCCGTTTTCCGGCATGACAAACTCTTTACTATGAAGGGACTTGCAGCACTTGAAAGAGCCTCTTAAAAATACGGCCCCCATCCTCTTTCAATAAAGAGAACCAAACTCAAAACTTGGGCCAATAGAGGCTGAAGTGAGAGCACAACCAGCGGGctccaatcccccccccacgccagaaaacaataaaacactttGCTGCTTTAATGTGGAAGCCAAAGCGGGAACCAGATCCCGTGAGGCTCTGGTTAGTAGATGGCGCTGTGTGTAGTGCCGGGGCCCACGGTGGGAGGGACGGGGTGCTGTGGATGGACGAGGGTGTGCCTTAATCGTCTTTGCCCTTCACTTGAGGCGTGCCTTCGTTCCAGGctacataaacaaacaaagccaaaacCACGTGCACGGCGAACACGGCGACGATGGCTGCATAGAAGTAGCTGTCAGAGCTGGACATCTTCATGGAACCTGCAAAATGGGGCAGAGAACAGTTAACCAATCAGCAGTACCGACCATCAGGCATGATGATTATCATTAGATGTCACAAAAGTCATCTCACATGCAACATCTGTTAATATGGCcggcagctcattcccctcataattagatttacaccgtccacacggtgatctggatcatcaccaaaaggttataaattgttcttggtatctttatacaccaaccaagaaaagtaaaagtgaatcggagttgggcttccaatgttatattttttcctgacctcattctggatccgatccagatgaaattcggtggtgagatagagatagagccccccctgAATGACTGTCAAATCGGTCAATAACCtaattttgaagcttcattgactgcaatgttaatgaaaattccaaagcgatccagaatccaggatctcttctggattatcacccaaatgtaatcatctgttcctgctaacatttccaaaatttcaagttatcttgctaacagacagacagacagagggacgaAGAAACCGACTGACCTCGGCGACGACATAGCAGCCGCCTGGACGGACGTAAAAACGGAAATAATTTGAGCATCTCTACACAGACGGGGACGTCTACTCAAACTAACACGATGGGAAAGAGGACGATGAAAACAGATGTCGGTCCAATCTGACTCTAAAAAGTAACATGTCAAGAATGGACCAATACAGaaaatattatattacaaaTCTCAACGTGCAAAGCTGTCAGAAGATTTGACGCCGAAGCAAGTAGCTGCGCACGGCAGAGATGtcttcttgttttatttgtcttaaaTATGCCCgaattttttgtgtgtgctgcagaaTCTCCAAAAGTTAGTGTCCATCTTaccttaaaacaaaatgtagaaTACCACTAACAGCAGTGGGTCAATACTATTGAACAAACATTGATAGATAGTAATAGATTACTTTCAAGCTAACCTACTGTTAGAGAAGGGGAATTGATTGTGGCTATCTCACACATTAGTCAGCTGCCGactaatgtttttctttttttaagttccTCCACGTCCTCGCGTTTCTCTTCAAAGCACTGACCTGGAAGCAACCCGCGCACAAGTCCCTTTATCTTTAATTTGCAAACCCTTCCAGGACATGCGTGGGTCTTGCCTTTAGTCACGCAACACACAGAACAAAGTAGTGTTATAGAAATCCCGCACCCTCAAAGATGAACGCCTTGGATGTGAAGTAGAGTCCAATGGGGAGCGTGACCATGAGGACGGTGAAGAACAGCAGCGTCTTCAGGGCCGACGCCAGGGAGTTGTCGTTTCTGAGAGCAAAAGTTCAGACAGGAGACAAATAAAGACATGGTGGGGTGGGTAACGAGACAACCACATGGACCGTCTGCTGATGTGGGGACGCTCCCGAGCGATCACTAACGTTCTGTTCCAGGCCTGAGGTCCAACACGAACTCGGGATTTACGGGGACAGAAGTCAGCCCACTtcaagatgaagatgagacgcttgctagctggctagctagctagcagttGATGTGCAGTAAATGCGCCATTTCTCACCCTCTGAAATAAGGCGGCGGTCCGGCTGCGACGTCTGAAGGTGCTCTGATCGATCCGTCCATCGCTGAGCTGATCAGGGGCGCGATGCAAAGAAAAGGGAAACGCGTTAGCTTTTCAGTGTCTTTACTGTCGCTGCGGAATCCCTCACTTACTTCCGCGTTGGGTCACGTGCGGTCGCGTGACGAGGGTGACGCGTTTTAATATCGCGAGGCCAGGTCCTTGTCTTgcgcggtggcgcagtggggagcgctgttgcctcacaagcAAGAATGACTCATCAGCATAAATGagctttttattcatttttttatattaatttaatGAGTTTTTCCTAGAGAGATTCCAGTTTTAGTGCAAAtacctctttttatttttatttattttatttccataaATGCTGTACTCCATCAGGGTACACGGAATGTCTTCAGGTCATTTTTGACTTTGTACTCTCACTAAACCACAGTCACAGAGTCACTGATGCATtacaaaaaaaccacacacgAAATTGAGTTTATGCGCGCTTTAATAGATCTCAGATGAAATGATCATGTTCTTGTCAGGTGCAGCTTCACCACTCCACAAATGAAAGATCAGTTGCATAGACAAAAtaagaaaagcattcagagagcgcagatCTCTGCcgtgcagctcattcccctcctttttgcatccgtaaattgagtttttactgttaaaatgtaataaccACCGCCTCACCATTCTACCGGTTCATTGCATCAGCCATTAAACCTGCTGACAGCTTTTTAAAGGTTTTCATAAATATGAAGGAACGTGGAAAAGGATGGATGAGACTGGCCAGGGTGTCTTCATTGATCTGCTTATCCAACCTGAGGTAAAGTCTCTAGGATGGAGAGAGCAGAAGAGTGTTTTTTGGTGCCACAGGCCACTGAAcatcatttaaacattttatagaaTACTACAGTaatgggaaaataaaatgcGTCAGAATTTTCTAATTTTAATGCCTCATtgcacagaaaataataaagcaCTCTTAATTGGCAAGCATTTGTTCGCTTCTTcaataaaaaacattcaaacCTACTTTCTGCAGTACTACAGTATCTGTTACTAAAATAATGTTGTGCAGGACCTGCATTAAAGCAATATTAagaagaaaagcactcagatcatctggatcaccatcaaaaggttctaaattgttcttgatatcttacaccaaccatgaaaagaaacAGAGAATCGGagatgatgtgtatttttaacagatttttgaatccataaatggagttttcaatgttaaaataaaaacctaaaatattttccctgacctcattctgcatcagatccagaaaacattttgcatgatagtgcatgtTGGACTCCTTTACGCCTGagatgtttggtgagtgaattgaatgcatattttataatatatgatatttgtcttcttttttaacACTCCTTTATAAGGAAAGGGGaaatctggatttatttattttttgtatccagatgggtatccggattgctcttaaaataacattttgagttatgttgcttatagtaaacagacagacagacgtcagTGTTTTATTGATGAAtgacatgtaaatatatatttgtagattaaaattaatttcaataaatgtaaaaataaattagttCATAAATATGATAATATATAGACAATTTAAACCTGAGGTAATTATACAagggtaaaacaaaaaaagaaggatgTGACAGAATCTCAATGTTCCCAGCATAAATAACATGCACAGCAGGCACCTCACGTTCCTGAATAATTCAACGCTGCAGACTATTTCTTGTTTAATTGTTGATGTCACCAAGAGCCATTTGGACCCTTCCATGCCGCCTGCATACATTCTGCATTGTTCACTGatgatgtttctgtttgatgGCTTGCTGGCTGAATGTCAAAAAGGGGCGATTTCAGCTCCAGTTGGCTTTGTTCTCACCAGTTCCACGCTCAGCAGGTTGGCCTGGAACATATTTTATACAAGACTCTCTAAGGGACAAGCCAGAAGCAGTAAGAACAATCTAATGGCGTGTTCTCAAAATAATCATTTTGGAAATTCCTCTGCCAAGCAGTTAATGAAAAGTCCAAGAAGTACCAGACGGTTGTGGCACTCAGTCATATTATTCTTTAGCATATCACTGGATGGACCGCTGGCAGAACTGTAACACACACCTAAACTCTGTGCTCATGCATTTACATTGACATGTAACACTTAAatacacgtttgtgtttttcagaaCCACATTCAGATATTGCAAATACAGAGATGCAAATACCTCTGTTAGTATTAATATCTTGGTTTTTTTACGCACAGTTCataaaagtctttttttattattattattataaatgttCGGGTTGTCAGGGACTGCATACCcattataaaatattattaaagcCTATTGAATAGTGGCCAACTCATTATGCTTGGGCTTTactctttattatttttaaaatcatcCCACAAATAATTCTTATGTTGAAAAAGTGATCTCAGAGCTGGTCAAAAATAAACAGTGACCTCTTTCCATAGACATGTCACGAGGAAAATTACATCCTCTAAATCAAAAACAAAGCGTGGTacaaacacactttgttttttctggaaacagatgcaaactaaAAATGTATTCCATGTTGTCTTGTGGGGAGTTTTGGGGATAAACCACACATTACAGGTACATACATCGGTGCTTGTGCAGAGTCCTGCTGCACATTTCCACACTGTAATGGTGAGGTTACATTCTGCACCTGTTGTTTTGACCAGAGGCTGCAGTGTCCTTCAGAAAATATTCACAACATTATAACAATGAGCCGCCACTGCCATTCCATTTGAaaacaagagtataagtatcaaaaaacactttaaatatagCTCCTTGCTATTCTTAGCTTTGACATTAGCTGCTATTGGGAAGAGGTTTTACACTATTTTTGGGAGGTTATTATGTATTCAAGGCAAGTACCATGTAttcaagaataataaaaaatacttgCCTTGATTCAACACTCTGCTGCATTTCAGACATTACTTTAGTTATATTTATTCCACTCTTGAGAACTGGAGTTTTTAAGATACATGTTTCAGATTGGGATTTTACATAAaacccccaaaacaaaacagaattcaTTTTTACActtgttaaattaatttatgtactaaggactttcaacggaaacaagaccgcaagggcttttttgaaatgctcctcttagacaggatgtttgactttatttgtactgtaatacatgctactgtgtgactgtacttgtactctaacattctatctaataaatatattcgtcATCATCACCCGATAAGATACACCTGTCTTTATGTCAAATAAGATTAACTTTACTTAGCACAGTGAttgaagatgggggggggggggggggcagaatatcCACCTGCCAACAGCTTTAATGTTCACCAGTGATTCAAACAAGCCCTGATCCTGACAGAAATAGAGCAATAACAGTCCAAAAGAAGTCgatttgtcatttttatgcCTGTTTTTGCATCCTTTACATATGTGGTGTTGGGGATACGGGGCAAAACgatccgacctttgccgacaacgccacttcaggactttcaacctaaagagctattttttcattcctttggttccccacccacaggtccgctcacagtgacgaccagcatgGCACTCAACAATTCAAAATACTTATTCAACACCctactaacaaaagaaaaggagagacaaggcagtgacagtctacggccaacctgcctttgacgGGGGAAACACAAAGACGGGAACAggggaagggaagcacctatatacgcccccccccccaatcagtggcaaatgggccacaggtgctccctcccacacctgcctgcctaattacatcccatccggttacacataAATGACATACAATGTGTGGATAAGTCGGCTTCGGAGGTGCCAATAGGTGGATGTTTTGGATAAAACCAGGCTGGCTATTTTTCTTTTAACTctctggaagaaagaaaataagattTGTTCCTGAAATATCAAACATATCCTGCAGTCCAGTCTTTTTGGCATATGACCAGTGTAGTCTTACAAGTCtgaacatttctaaaaaaaaaggatttcccctatatatatatctgatgtactttttaaaataacaatTAAGGGCCTCGAAAGGTGAAACAATCCAGTGTTGAAGCGAGACTTCGTGGAAATTCAGTACAAATATGGGGAACAGAACTTACTTTGTCTTCTCTGTGCTGTTAATCATTTTATAATCTCACTGTAACTCATGACCCTTTGAAGAGACCCTGACAGCAGGTTTGAGAAGCTGTGGACCAAACCGCTGAGCTGTATGCAAAGAAGCTCTATGTAGGGCTGCAGCTGTAAAGTCTACTATAGGAATATACATATTTCTATCAGTCAGTAACTTAGACCCCATTAAACATTGAGAGtaatccggatacccgtctggatactaaaaaattcccatttacttataatggagtcttgaatttttttttattcaattcactcaccaaaaagcagtccgatatgcactatcatgcaaaatgtcttctggatctgatccagaatggattaattttaacattgaaaacaccatTTATAATAATCAGTTACtcataaactccgattcacttttacttttcatggttggtgtataaatatatcaagaactatttagaacct of the Brachionichthys hirsutus isolate HB-005 chromosome 6, CSIRO-AGI_Bhir_v1, whole genome shotgun sequence genome contains:
- the vma21 gene encoding vacuolar ATPase assembly integral membrane protein vma21, which codes for MDGSIRAPSDVAAGPPPYFRGNDNSLASALKTLLFFTVLMVTLPIGLYFTSKAFIFEGSMKMSSSDSYFYAAIVAVFAVHVVLALFVYVAWNEGTPQVKGKDD